The genome window TCTTGCAGGCCTTCTATGAGGAGCCTTTCCTCTCGGAGAATGTCTTCCTCGGTGGGAAGCACAAAATCGCCCGCCTTTAGCTTCTCATAGAGAGGCATGTTTCTCAGCACCTTAAGCGTCCGCAGTCTGATAAAATCCGGGTTGATCTTGTTAAGCGCGTCTGCCGTTTCTTGAGCGTGCTCCTTCCACCAGGTTTTTCCACCCAGGCCGAGCATGACATACTCTGAAAGCTCAATTCCCGATTCTTTAATCCTTAATCCGGCCTCGATATGTCCGGCCTTGGTCACGCCCTTATTCATGTATTCCAGAAGCATGTCGCTTCCCGATTCGAGACCGACGTGAAGCCGGGTCAATCCGGACTCCTTCAGTCTCTTAAGACCATTCGTGGATAGCCGTTTTGCGACCGTGCTAGAGCGCGCGTAAGAAGTCACCCGCTCGATCGTGGGGAACGTCTCTTTGAGGTACGTGAGCGCCTGAACGAACACGTCGGGATTCATGGTCAGTGAATTGGCGTCCTGGATAAAGACGTGCCTGCCCCCGAAATATTTCCAGACGGCAACGCCTTTGTAGCACTCATTTATGATATAACTCGAGAAGATCTCTTCGACGAGAGATTCGGTAATGCGTCCGCCGTAGCCTTTTTCCAGAGAGATTTCTTCGATGTTGTCGCAAATGGCTTTTACAGTATCGATGTCCTTCTTGATATCTTCAAGTCTACGTTTCTCAAACTTTCTACCTTTGTAGAGATGACAGAAAGCGCACCTGTTCCATGTGCAATTTCTGGTAAACCTTATGAGGAGACTGTACGCTTCGTTTGGCGGCCTGATCGGGCCGATGTCGTATCGCAATGACCCGCTACTCATTCCTGTCTACATGGATAGGAAAAGCCGGGGTAGACTGTTTGGACAGGATCTTCTTCCTTCTCTTTGCCTGACTGGTTTTCTTTCTCTTTCTCCGAAGCTCAGTTTTCTTCGTATTTGACGGCATTGCCTCCTCCTTTTTCCGGGTACAGACTCGCTTCTTGTGGGCTTTAAGTCCCACGATGTCGGTTAGTCACGCGTAGGCAGCATCAAGGGATCAGGCCATGAGGCTTTATGTCCCGTGCTTTTCGCATTTCACAGCCGTTCTCCGCGTAACCGCATCAACATACCACACAACCTCAATGTTTTCAAGGGAATATATCGGACCGGTGCAGATGTAAAGACAACCTAAGCCTGCCTGCACATCTTACGGAGAGCACCCAAGGCATGACGGATGTCACAAACAATATGGGCGTAGCCACCGCAAAAGCATTGACAACCAAACGGCCTTGGTAAATAATCAAATCAAATAGGAGCTGCCGGGCATGTTGTCCAAAGGAAAGGAGGCTAATCCGTGAAGTCCATACACTCCGTATTCGACATTGCCGATTACTTTCTCTGCGTGGCCGACGAGATGGGCTCACCCATAAGCAACCGGACGCTTCAGGAGGTGGTTTACCTTGCTCAGGCATGGCATCTCGGCATTTTCAAAACACCCCTCTTTGACGAAGATTTCCAGGCCTGGGACCATGGACCGGTGATCCCCGAACTTTACCAGCTATACAGAGAGTATAAACGTTTCGGGTATAAACCCGCAGTGAACAGGCTATCCGGAGCGCCCAACACGGAGAACAAAAAAAAGCTGCTCCAGGCGGTGGCGGAAGCCTATATGAGAGAGGACGGTTACGCATCCGGATACATCAGTGAAGAGCACGATCCTTGGCTAACAGCGCGAAAGACAAATACGTCGGACGGCTCCTATCATACTATTATTTCAAAGGATTCCATCCGGAAATATTATGAGAAGAAAATGGAACAGGCACATGCGGAAGCACGCCTGTCTTTAAACCGGATCGATGGGGCATCGCAAGCCCTTGAACCTGCTGACTATATCGCGCTTTGCCGCGACTAACTCGATCCTGGCGGAAAGCTATCCTGAAAAATTCTCGCCCGTGTGACGCGACCATCAAGAAATTTGAGAGAGGCAATGGACCTTTGAATCACCACACAATTGCGAAGAGGAGCCCTTCAAGAACCCCCGTACTCCACCTACGGTCTTTGAAGCGTCTCATTTAGCCCAATCCCCCACAATTTGCTTGAAATACTGAATGATATATGATATTTATACCTGCGTAGCAAATACACACGCCTTTCAATTGACAACAAGGTGCGGTTATCCGTCTGTTGCCAAAGCGCGAAAGGCGGAAGACGAAACCAGGAGGAAGCATGTCAAATCTTACCATCAAACAATTGCTCGAGGCAGGGGTCCATTTCGGCCATCAGACCAAACGATGGAATCCCAAGATGAAACCGTACATTTTCGGAGCCAGAAACGGCATCTACATCATCGATCTGCAAAAGACCCTGAAGATGTTCAAAGAAGCCTACAACTTCGTTAAAGAGGTTGCTTCTCACAACGATTACATTCTGTTCGTGGGCACAAAGAAGCAGGCCCAGGAGGCAATAGCCGAGGAAGCCAAACGCTGCGGCGCCTTCTACGTGAACAACAGATGGCTCGGCGGCACCATGACCAACTTTCAGACCATCGAAAAGAGTCTGGACCGATTGAGAAAATATGAAGAGCTTAAAGAGAGTGATATTTACAAAGTACTTCCCAAGAAAGAGGCCATCGGTATCGAGAAAGAAATCGAAAAACTGGAGAAAAACATAGGCGGCATCAAGGGCATGGAACGCCTTCCCGGGGCGCTTTTTGTGGTCGATCCAAAAAAGGAATACATAGCGGTCAAGGAGGCGAAAAAGCTCGGCATCCCAACCGTGGGGATTGTGGACACGAACTGCGATCCTGACGATATTGACTTCATCATCCCCGGTAACGACGACGCGATCAGGGCCATTAAGCTCATCACCACAAAGATCTCTGATGCGGTTCTTGAGGGGAAAGCCCTTTACGTCGAAGAATTTCAGGGAAAGGAAGAAGGGCCCACTGAGGAACCCAAGCCCTTCGTGGATGAAAGTATTCTTGCAGAAGAGAAATACGACGATTTTGACACGAATTCGTGAGGAGGAAATTTTATGGACATCAGCGCGGAAGCCGTAAAGAAACTAAGAGAGAAGACTGGCGTCGGTCTTATGGACTGCAAAGAAGCTCTCAAACAATCAAGCGGTGACATGGAGAAGGCGATCGATTATCTGCGGGAGAAGGGGCTTGCCAAACTTCAGAAGCGGATGGGAAAAGTGGCATCCGAGGGCCTCATCGCATCATATATCCACACAGGCGGTAAGGTCGGGGTCATGGTCGAGGTGAACTGCGAGACCGATTTCGTTGCGAACACTAAGGATTTTCAGGAATTTACCCGCGACATCGCTATGCAGATAACCGCAGCAAATCCGTTCTATGTAAAGCGGGAGGATGTGCCCCAGGACGTTATCGATAAGGAAAAAGAGATCTATCGGAAACAGGCCCTTGAGTCGGGAAAACCGGAAAAGATACTCGACAAGATTGCCGACGGCAAGGTTGAGAAATTCTATCA of Syntrophorhabdaceae bacterium contains these proteins:
- the rpsB gene encoding 30S ribosomal protein S2; translation: MSNLTIKQLLEAGVHFGHQTKRWNPKMKPYIFGARNGIYIIDLQKTLKMFKEAYNFVKEVASHNDYILFVGTKKQAQEAIAEEAKRCGAFYVNNRWLGGTMTNFQTIEKSLDRLRKYEELKESDIYKVLPKKEAIGIEKEIEKLEKNIGGIKGMERLPGALFVVDPKKEYIAVKEAKKLGIPTVGIVDTNCDPDDIDFIIPGNDDAIRAIKLITTKISDAVLEGKALYVEEFQGKEEGPTEEPKPFVDESILAEEKYDDFDTNS
- a CDS encoding radical SAM protein, giving the protein MSSGSLRYDIGPIRPPNEAYSLLIRFTRNCTWNRCAFCHLYKGRKFEKRRLEDIKKDIDTVKAICDNIEEISLEKGYGGRITESLVEEIFSSYIINECYKGVAVWKYFGGRHVFIQDANSLTMNPDVFVQALTYLKETFPTIERVTSYARSSTVAKRLSTNGLKRLKESGLTRLHVGLESGSDMLLEYMNKGVTKAGHIEAGLRIKESGIELSEYVMLGLGGKTWWKEHAQETADALNKINPDFIRLRTLKVLRNMPLYEKLKAGDFVLPTEEDILREERLLIEGLQDITSTVKSDHILNLLEDVDGGLPHDKDKMLSVIDSYFALNDDERLVYRFGRRSGTYRSIDDLKDELTYFRIQKNMREMESRDPGSVEKAISLFLENYI
- a CDS encoding type II toxin-antitoxin system antitoxin SocA domain-containing protein yields the protein MKSIHSVFDIADYFLCVADEMGSPISNRTLQEVVYLAQAWHLGIFKTPLFDEDFQAWDHGPVIPELYQLYREYKRFGYKPAVNRLSGAPNTENKKKLLQAVAEAYMREDGYASGYISEEHDPWLTARKTNTSDGSYHTIISKDSIRKYYEKKMEQAHAEARLSLNRIDGASQALEPADYIALCRD
- the tsf gene encoding translation elongation factor Ts; amino-acid sequence: MDISAEAVKKLREKTGVGLMDCKEALKQSSGDMEKAIDYLREKGLAKLQKRMGKVASEGLIASYIHTGGKVGVMVEVNCETDFVANTKDFQEFTRDIAMQITAANPFYVKREDVPQDVIDKEKEIYRKQALESGKPEKILDKIADGKVEKFYQEVCLMEQSFIKNPDITVNELLEELIVKMGEKILVNRFVRFQLGETIEE